A window of Ranitomeya variabilis isolate aRanVar5 chromosome 2, aRanVar5.hap1, whole genome shotgun sequence contains these coding sequences:
- the LOC143803682 gene encoding uncharacterized protein LOC143803682 has protein sequence MFSVEEIPFLGYVLSSTGFLMDLAKVQAILDWDRPEDLKVLQRFLDFNNYYRKVIKNFSVVAKPLMDVIRKGTDFSKWSSPAREAFDTLKECFLSVLILIQPDIIQPFIVGVD, from the coding sequence atgttctcggttgaggagattcCTTTTCTAGGATATGTGTTATCTTCCACCGGCTTTCTCATGGATCTGGCGAAAGTCCAGGCGATActggattgggatcgtcctgaggatttgaaggtgttacaaaggtttttggaTTTCAATAACTACTATCGTAAGGtcatcaaaaacttttcggtagtggcCAAACCTCTTATGGATGTGATcaggaaagggacagacttttccaagtggtccagtcctgccagagaggcaTTTGATACCTTGAAGGAGTGTTTTCTATCTGTGCTGATTCTCATACAGCCTGACATTATTCAGCCTTTTATCGTAGGAGTTGACTaa